A genomic window from Maridesulfovibrio sp. includes:
- the infA gene encoding translation initiation factor IF-1: MAKEEGISVNGTVEEALPNAMFRVELENGHEVLAHISGKMRKFRIRVMPGDKVTVELSPYDLTRGRITYRPR; encoded by the coding sequence TTGGCTAAAGAAGAAGGCATTTCAGTTAATGGTACTGTGGAAGAAGCTCTCCCCAACGCAATGTTTCGCGTAGAGCTTGAAAATGGTCATGAGGTTCTGGCTCACATCTCCGGCAAGATGCGTAAATTTCGCATCAGAGTTATGCCCGGCGATAAAGTTACCGTTGAGCTTTCCCCTTATGATCTTACTCGCGGCAGAATTACTTACCGTCCCCGGTAG
- the tsaA gene encoding tRNA (N6-threonylcarbamoyladenosine(37)-N6)-methyltransferase TrmO: MDTTLEIIGYLRSDIKTREEAPKQGCEGGIEAVVEIKEKFKEAMDGLSVGREILLFSWLHVADRGCQQVHPRGDESRPKRGVFSTRSPDRPNPIGLHPVTITEIDGLKIKVRPMEAIDGTPLVDIKTA; this comes from the coding sequence ATGGACACAACACTTGAAATTATAGGTTACTTGCGTTCTGACATTAAAACACGGGAAGAGGCCCCAAAACAGGGTTGCGAGGGCGGAATAGAAGCTGTCGTGGAAATTAAGGAAAAGTTTAAAGAAGCTATGGACGGACTGTCCGTCGGAAGAGAGATTCTTCTCTTTAGCTGGCTTCATGTCGCAGACCGCGGATGCCAGCAGGTTCACCCGCGCGGTGATGAATCACGTCCAAAGCGTGGGGTTTTTTCGACCCGTTCACCGGACAGACCCAACCCAATTGGACTCCATCCGGTAACGATTACAGAAATAGACGGTTTAAAAATAAAAGTCCGCCCTATGGAAGCCATAGACGGAACACCACTGGTGGACATAAAAACAGCCTAG
- a CDS encoding RNA-binding protein yields the protein MSKNIYVGNLPWNSSEEDVRAAFEEFGEVISVKLINDRETGRPRGFGFVEMEDEGAIQAIENLDGTDFGGRNLKVNEARPREPRPRRW from the coding sequence ATGTCGAAGAACATTTACGTGGGCAATCTTCCTTGGAACTCTTCCGAGGAAGATGTTAGGGCAGCTTTTGAAGAATTTGGTGAAGTTATTTCTGTTAAACTCATCAATGACCGTGAAACCGGCCGCCCCCGTGGATTCGGTTTTGTTGAAATGGAAGACGAAGGAGCGATTCAGGCTATCGAAAATCTTGATGGCACTGATTTTGGTGGTCGTAATTTGAAAGTAAACGAAGCCCGTCCTCGCGAACCACGTCCCAGACGCTGGTAA